Proteins from a single region of Campylobacter sputorum:
- a CDS encoding twin-arginine translocation signal domain-containing protein — protein sequence MKEKRRDFLKNAAMVASGITVASVPALAVKLEDIKKDSGKKTEVLYQKNPTWEFYYKQAH from the coding sequence ATGAAAGAAAAAAGGCGTGATTTTTTAAAAAACGCAGCCATGGTAGCTAGTGGTATTACAGTTGCAAGCGTTCCAGCTTTAGCCGTTAAACTTGAAGATATTAAAAAAGATAGCGGTAAAAAAACCGAAGTTTTATATCAAAAAAACCCTACTTGGGAATTTTATTATAAACAAGCACATTAA
- a CDS encoding TorD/DmsD family molecular chaperone has translation MENLNLARGLYYSLFSKLFIFTTKNDRFDGVKEKLLLICQNPLDDESLYAANRLLMSFDGNLEKIISEYDNIFHTPPKPLRTTISYFDEGREIGEACVKIKKITAQTDIRKDKDKFKESEDSFGFIFTLMGYMISQNIQNGDKFEHLCEELFVNYINPFIDEFINSILTHPKASIYKDIAIIMANFVEFERAYFVQSKPDTQKHKQVSNDLSRSEMIRREVNKARKNKEKENERKKA, from the coding sequence GTGGAAAACTTAAATTTGGCTAGAGGGTTATATTATTCGCTATTTTCAAAACTATTTATTTTTACTACAAAAAATGATAGATTTGATGGCGTAAAAGAAAAACTTCTTCTCATTTGCCAAAATCCGCTCGATGATGAGAGTTTGTACGCTGCTAATAGATTATTAATGAGCTTTGATGGCAATCTTGAAAAAATAATATCTGAGTATGATAACATTTTCCATACCCCACCAAAACCACTTAGAACCACTATCAGTTATTTTGATGAAGGTAGAGAGATAGGCGAAGCTTGTGTGAAAATCAAAAAGATAACAGCACAAACAGATATAAGAAAAGATAAGGATAAATTTAAAGAAAGTGAAGATAGTTTTGGTTTTATTTTCACACTAATGGGATATATGATATCTCAAAATATACAAAATGGCGATAAATTTGAACATCTTTGCGAAGAACTTTTTGTAAATTACATAAATCCTTTTATAGATGAGTTTATAAACTCTATATTAACTCATCCAAAAGCATCTATATACAAAGATATCGCGATTATAATGGCTAATTTTGTTGAGTTTGAAAGAGCTTATTTTGTCCAAAGCAAACCTGATACGCAAAAACATAAACAAGTTAGCAATGACCTTTCAAGATCTGAAATGATAAGAAGAGAAGTTAATAAAGCTAGAAAAAATAAGGAGAAAGAAAATGAAAGAAAAAAGGCGTGA